The Pieris napi chromosome 9, ilPieNapi1.2, whole genome shotgun sequence genomic sequence CTGTGACCCGCACTATTCTACAGCGCCACATACTATAgatgtcttttgttttaacataagttttattctaatttgtttttttatttattgccatGTGTTAAacacttttatatattcttactGCTCTATTGAGTGATTTTCCCTTTCTCAAATTAGATTTTCGCTCCGTATGTGTATTGCTTTAATGATTggagtattatatatatttaataatttacattaaacaataGACTATTTGACAATATGAAAAATGTGTAATAGTTGTAGTAATCCgtgtaaaacatatatttaaaaggctttgtaaagtaaaatatcTTGTAAATAATcacagttttataaaatatttaatgctcGTGACAAAAAACGGCCACATGTTAGTCAAATCGACAATACCAGTAAATAATATGTCCTCTGTCTAATCCTATTACTACCTTGGAGTATATTTTATGGGAgactgtttttgtttgtaagataataaatatatttgtgtaatttatgAATGGTAATTAACACGCAAAAGCCCTAACGTGAACAAACATGTCTACTGGTAtggtgcgacgccatcttgtctatactctgattttttattccgtagaattctgacatttcataagtgttgctactaaatATGTTTTCCACCGTAAAGGGGACAAATTTGACCTatttgagggcaataaaacaaaatgctacgtattttttatgttttacctacaaaaaggtaaatctaaatatttacttactcaagtgaccCAATCCAAactattataacaaatatttcaatatcacgaacaatatatggaattaactttaattactttattttattctttagctggcatcactgcctatTAATTCCAGGTCTAGTGAAccttttgaaaaataaaatgttatctttacttgtgcgttttttactgtttgtgatgaaaagggacgtAATTATGACTCGCCGTTAAACTACATTTAATGTGGAGCatcgcacttaataaaatggatacattaactaacaataaaatgtatacagTACCtatagactcagatgttcagactcgtattgaaattaagGTTTGCCATCTCTGTCATGTGAAAAActgatagctgtcagaattctacggaattaaaatcagagtataaaGTAGCGTCAGCTTCttgaaattatacaaattaatttttaaagccaATATTTAACAGAATTagatataatttgtatagGTTTGcctaactaataaataatcagtaattatttttaaaaccttttcaAATATTTGGTAATATATTGAGATGGAAAAGGAAATTCAGCGCATGATTGTTTCAGCTTTTGTGCGCTGTTGGCGGACGAAGATCTGGAAGTCCGTGAGCCGGCAGAGTACTATGTGACGAGTTGTCTCACTGTTGACGTCATTTATCATCACTTTGTCGACTGCGTACTGCATTATAATAACGAAAACGaaggtataaataattatagagttaggtatatttattgttctttAGATTTCTACTCTATTGGTCTTTGTATTAAttagaaaatgaaacatagcagACACATACCATATACAACATATATGTAGCATacacacattatttattaattccacgttatatttattatctaaaaattctcatttatatttcaaatttatttttattgaaagtttATCGACACTCGATCCAACCACAAAAACTGGTCTTGCTTGTTCCGCGCGTATGTGTGCGTGCACACACCTGGAAGTAGTGCGCTTTGTTACTTCTTGTTAGTTGCCCATGTGcttaactttttatatatattttttatcgttaaaccattaaaaaaaattattaatttaaaaatggtggTTATTTCATCTACCCCATTTATAAAAAGacataaaagttattattagaGAAGTGCCCTTAAAATTGCTTCACAGAGCTTGCTTCATaagaaaaaagttattaaaataagagtaatacaattaaaataaacagaaagatacacatattttaagttaaataaaagtcCGAGAGATATTCGACATTTtcgaaaattcaaaatatttagttcCTTTATTCGAGTCTTTTCGGCATCAAGACTCGAATTAAAGGAACTATTTTCATCAGTTTTTTTGGATAGTATTACctttacttttatttcaaGTCGCAGTAATTGATGtccttataaaatattgcatttCACTTCCAGACAGGATGTCCTTCGATTCCCGTCAACTTATATACGACGTAATGCTCCAACGTATGTCAGTGGTACAACGATTGAATATTCAATGTCGATTAGCGAGAGAGATTCTGACGCATGCAGCTGATGAAATAGAAGAGATACGTGATGATGAAGAGCTTCCGGCGCCACTTAATGCTGCCCTGTTGGATACGATAACGTTACTCTGTGGACCTCGGATGAAACTGCCCAGTGAGTACTCTTTACACTTGCTTGCATTTGAAAATAGTTGATTCTGTATTTGGACAATGCGATtccttagaaaaaaaaattaagaaaaaaagacTGCCTTTTAGTTACTTTAAGTCCTtcaatttaagttaaaatgtttataaataattctgaCATGTTTGTAGGTTTAAAATATACTAGTAAAGTGCGAATATCCACAGATTGCATTAAACGTTTGTAATAAAACGAGACCCAGTGTAAAACCTCATGGACAAGTCATGCGGCCTTCAGCCACCTCACAGGCTGAGGGACATAGACCAAAAACTATAGAGCataaagataatttatgtatatctatattaaatttattacagaaaaacCGGAAAAGTCTGGTGAAGCTGATATTGAAGATCTTCAGGAGAGAGTAACCACTAACATTGTGTCTCATGTaaggattatttattaatttacagcACGGAActtgttaaatttttgaagGGATTTAAGGGTAATCAATAGTCTAGGCagtttatattgtaattttttaaatgttatactATTTTTGGAAACGTGTAAATGTAACTAGGAAATTACACACTTGCAATACAGTTCTAACTACATTCGAGAACACTGAAATTTGTAGCATTTGTAACTATTTTGtctattttgtaataatcttaTGGCTTTACTCTAAATTCGGAGCCATGCCATCACTGTCAGCTGTCATTGTCATTAAATATCACAGAGGTCATAATCAAATCAGTTCAAAACCGTATTAGtcgtttatttgatttgacaTTAGATCATTTTGCTAGATTCATAAATAAACGACTATTCAATAGTTAATAGGAATAGTGATTCCATAGTCActattagtaaaattattttttcattatgaCAAAACAATTAATGACAATGACAGCTGACTCTATTGCTCTGATATAtttagagtctggctaatgaaagaagataacgaaaaagcgcggcaaattcaaaaaaattgagtatggtatccctaaaagtttgatatatttttggaatgaacttacttgatacttggttttattttattttttacattggtAGTaacgtatttagtcttttactattgatactaaaggtgactagcattgcatggaaaactaaaactatatttattataaaacacaactttattagcaataaagaaaaattagaatagagaaaagaaagaaaaaaagaaaaaaaccaATATGCATAGATTCTTCAGAGTCATTGCTGTTATCACTGTCTCTCACATTGATTATGAATCTTTCTAAATgtttaggctattatacctgttaactattcggaaaaaatatataatagaaataaaaatgagtaattgcatgaagtatcaagacaataaatcatactaacctaagaaattcaatgacattctgtgttgccatccgaaagtttttaaataattcaattatcttctttcattagccagactctatatatatttattgttgtgcttaataaataacaaaaataactaaatatttacagaaaatGAAGCGTACAGTGGCAGAGGTGCTAGTACCAGCAGTACTACGATTGTACGCTCGTCTACGAACCCGCGGTGGACAATTAGCTACGTATATAGTTAAGATTGCCACAGACCTACATAACGATTACCGCCAAGaggtaaattatattataaactttattttttaataaatagtccTTCACTGAGATAATCATTGAAAGTTATGAGCTCTGTCTGTGTCCAATAACttcttacagtctctattaagagGCAGATACtgtgtttaattatatatatttattcatactattattatttttttagattttagtttagtttttttgtgaGTATACTTCTTTCTTGTcatgtaattttatgattttttttaaattatctttttgCCTCTCTCGGGCCGTGGTGGcaaaaagataatttaaaaaaatccattacAATAATTGAAATCCCAAACGGATAGTTTGTGAAAAAGACATAGATTTTATTCTTTAAGACATACTATCATTAAGTACAAGCAATATATCTAATACAGCCTTCAGTTTCTTCAATAATCATATGAGTTCTAGGAATTaggaagatttttttttcacagaacgataacaatatattatattatatatataggctCTACATACGGCTGTTATTTAAATGTCTATAGTGTAGTCCGTAGTGTAGATAACTACAATCCACGCATGCGCTGTCCTCATACGTATATACACTTTATGGTAATCGCTCCATTAAAAGCAATCTTACCatcaagttatataatatcttaaataattaaattcactTTCAGATTGAAGAGCTGATAGAAGACGACGAAGAATTAGTAGAACGCGTGCGTCACTTCCAAGACGCGATCGGATTGGAGTCGTCATCGGGCAACACTCGTAACCTCGTGACGTCGTCCGCCCCACCCGATCCCGAAACGCCCCGTACCCAAAAGAAGAGACCACGCCCTTACTCCCATACGCCCCGGAAACGGAAACTTAAGATATAATTATCTTTATCAGAGGTCGGTAATGCGTATTGGATATAAAAATCCGCTTTCTAATGGTACGAGATGAGAGTGAAGTACTCTAaggtacatattttaattcgtaTCTCAAGTCACAATCCCATCTTGAGCGCTGTCTTTATACAGAACAAATGGTTCGCTCttgaaactagatttaagctttattgacgttttagaatttaatcttattgttaattaaaacgaAATGCTATTGCAAGCggtttaagtaattaaattaccAACTGTTTgaatagaatattaataaaaagaaaatagataAGTATAGAAGTTTATACCAGTATTTTAATGGAATTTTCGGTAGCGTTACAactcattaattaaaacaaaactattagaaataataggtttttagaaatgtatatttttttattttgcttttcTATTTTGTAAAAGACAAAATCAACGGTGtgcgtaatttttttctatatatattatgtcttttgattttttatgcatTATTGTTCAATAATTAAGGctagaatttttaattagctaTTTAACTATTTTGAAAACCAAATGTATAAGTTCTATTGCTTATATTGACGTgctatatgtatgtttaacagAAATTATGtgtgtaatattaaatccACCTCCTACTGCTCCATAGAGTACGGAAATtatggaaatattttaaatgtaagtaatataattaaaataaaaagtttaaaaatagtagtgagagtttaatttttgattaGAACAAGGCTTTAAGTAAAAATGGATGCAGCATATAAACTTACAGCGTACAGATGAAGTAAATGCTCTATCTGTACGCTTTATTTAGTCTTTGGCTCACCCTGTGGCATAATTTATGCTTATAGAATGGGTAATAGGAAAGTAAGTAaagtcataaaatataaataaatagtttttcaaaATCCTTTGGGTCGATAAaggcaaaatttaaaacttagcaccttatatttctataaccctaattattataactgcGAAGCAAATTTCAGCACGTTCCTGAATCATTTTATAACTATTGAAGatcttaatttctttttagaGTGGCGGTGTCCGGTTTCTTGATCCACATCGTTGTATCGTCCCGGAACCGCTGCCCCTATCACTAGAGATATTCATTTTTGTCTATGCTCCGGATCTCGACAGCGCTGTTGTAGAGTGGATCCAGTTGTTGCTCTAATTCAATCGATCCAACGAGTTGGAGATTGGCCGCGCGTTCGCATCGACATTTTGAATCCTACAATATCCGTATCTGTACAAGGTACATATAGATACCGCTGCCCTCCGTCGAGATTCAGGAACAACGCCCCTGGATCTCTCCTTCTGGTTTGACCGTACCGACAGCTGTCGTCTCCACGATTTATGTTATACCCCATAGAGCTGGTTTCCTATTCGAACCTATCGCCTACTCCGGTCTATGGAAGAAGCGATGTCCCGCGACGAGGATGCGCCTAACAGGAATTACCCCAGTGAAATATAGAGGTGGCTGTTTTCCTTGGTCCGGTTTAGCGGTCTCGTACGTGCAGCGTAGCGCGAGACCGGGGCAATTGCTATTGAAGACTTCCTAATAGTTCACCAGTTTTGTAAATCCTGGTAAGGGACCAATTCTCAGCAAAGGCGAATCGTTTAGCGCAATAAGTATCACGATCGATTCATAGATGGAAGCGTAGAGGACCTTTTATCAATCGCCTTTACTGAATATGATTTCACCTTCGATTCCGctcttatcttaatatatataaattacgtgtcacgttgtttgttcgctatggactcctaaactaccgaaccgatatcaatcaaatttacacaccgtgtgcagtttgatctaacttaaaagataggatagcttacatctcaatttataccctaTACTTtaccatataatttatattttgcaataaaattattttattgcaaaatatttgttaattatttaataatcacaATTCTatcagatggcgctgtgttgaaagtaccaacgtttcacataagctacaatttaatggcataaccaccaataaagcatggtggtccccatgactggtgttctcctaccgtttcccttgaatagtttgctactatgtaatataataaaaatcttagccacagcaacgtttgaccggtctgctagtagtttatatatttgtgaGAGGCTTAGGTTAGGTGAGACATGCAAGCTTACACCGCCAACGCAGCAAGCCTTTTTGGTACCatttgtaaatgtttaataaaactaaaacgaAAACAAATTTAGGAGCTtatctagtttttaataaaaaagtaagaGCACCggtttcatattaaatatatttatttaattagatattGCAACATTGAAATTGGTTAACACATCAAATTgttgatattttacaataacgATCTTAATTTACGCAGAAGTAAGAAACAATCAATAAGCTATAAGgaactacaaaaataaatgaaaacacttctaaacgttttttattaaaaaggcatACAAGAATagttatgtataaattaacttaaaaaacgaatttataacaaatacaacaacaaaattattaaagttctTTGCTTAGATTTAACTTAGTATTTAAATCCGTTTCTGTTTGTATTGTGATGTTCTTGCTAAACGTCTTCTTCAGTAACATACTAATAGCGGCTTCCTCTGAAAAAATACCAgaatttgtaaattgtaaagtCATTAAGTCATAAGCCTGATCTGCTACAATAGTTTAACTCATATTTGTATAGAAGAAGATTCCtttgtatttctattttatcaCAAACCTGGACAAACTATTGTTTagaaaatcatttatatattttttattaacaatggaaaaataaattatttattttttaatatgtacaaACCTGTGACTTGAATTGCAAGAAGTTGGTGAACTATATGTCTCgctgtaattttaaataactctctattacttattttatttttcttatagtaAGGCATCAATAATTTAACAACTAATCCAGCTACGTCTActttttcagttttcttttcttttttccgCTTTGTGTGATGCTTTGTTACAGCTTTTTCTCTTTCATTTGTTCTCGATTTATGGCGGTCCTCgggtttttttattgaaatttcaatatttttttgagattTACTGCTCTTTTGGGGagatttacttttattagaTGTTATCTCAAACGAAGATTTGGTCTCACTGGTAGCAAGTTTCTCTTCCTTGATCTCAGGCAACGCTGGTTCTGGCTTCAATTCAGCAAATTGTTGAAGttcttttaaaactttatctgCTTCAACACTTAATTTATGTGCTTCAGTAAGTGATTTATCATCGAACTTTGTCACAATTCCACTTGTAGAACATTCCTTGTTAGAAACAGTTTCTTCATTATGATCAGTGTTTTTTTCTTCCTCTATAACTTCAGTGATGTCGTCTCGCTGTCTACTTGAGGAAGCTGTTTGGTTTTCTTGTTCTTTATCGAGTACCAATGTTTCATCTGCAGCGTTAGGATTGGCTTCTGTACATTTCGATTCGTTTATGACAAGTTCCTTTTCCGAGTTAACACTGCTTACTGAATCATTTCTGGGCTTCTTTACTGTTTCACTTCTTTTGCGATGGTGATGTCGTTTCGATTTCTCGGGTGACTTTGTTGCAAGATGACTTGATTGATTCGATTCTTGACTTGAATTTTTACTCTCGTCGATTACAAGCTCTTTTTCCGAACTTATACTTCTTGTTGAGTGTTTCctgttttttttctcaatttcACTTGCACTCTGCTGTCGAGATAGTTTTATCTTTTCTTCCTTCTGTTTGTCTCGATGTTTATCTTTATCTTTATGCTTTTCCTTGACGTCTTTATGTTTACTTTTGTGCTTATCTTTATGCTTTACTTCATCTTTTTGTTGTTCGGAATCACGGTGCATTTCTTTcgaaacttttaattttttatgggACTTTGAATCTAATTCGCCCTCGTCGGATGATTCACCAAATAAggctttaatttttctttttgctGGGCCATGCTTTTTATTAGGGGACCCTTTTATAGTTTCATCAACCGGGTGCGTATCCTCCTGTTCATGTTCTACTTTTTCTTCGTTTGCGCGTTTACTCGGAACACCCTGCAgagtaatatttataacaaatgttTTCGAATTAGAGTCATTTTTAGAATTTGAACTTATTTCCTCAATTTTTAAGGTTTTGTCGATATCATCTTCATCTGTACTATCTTCGATCTCGTCCAATTTTAGAGTTGATTCACAAGGGTCTGGTTTAGAGTGTTCATCAATAATAAGTCCACCTTCATCGTCACTAGCGCTTGAGGAGATTTCTGAAGATTCTTGCGTCGTCTTCGGGGTAAAGAAGCTTTTCAGCTTGGTTTGTGTAAGAGAATCTTTTTTGAAGGAATTAGCCTTCCGTTTTGTTTCTCTGTCGGCTTTCGAAAGTTCTCGAGCTCCATTTTTCTCCTCTATTCGTCCTGcaaatcaaatatttgttatagcTCTCTCGTTACATTATGCATTCATTATTAGAGATATAATTTGATCACCTTCTAACTGGGAAGCAGTAATAAATCCGTGCGATTTATGAGATTCCCCTTGTTTGTTCTTTTCAAAGTCCTTTACAAGTTCGCCGAGAGTTTCCCGCTTTTTAGGTTCAAATGTTTTAAGACGAGAGTAAAGACTATCCTTAGATGCTTTTACTGATGCaatctgaaaaataaatgtgcaATGAGCAATCTTATTATACCTTATagtaactattttttataaggatTTTAGTAACTGATaacgttatttataattatttagtaatcaATGATCCaagtttaacataatttttacgtATTGGTGTTGTTCATTTAGTAGGGTAAGGTACAGCAAAACTTAGTTCttgtattattattcacatattataaagaaaaggttaatttattaactagTCTGACACTTACGTACTCCTTGAAATGCCTATTATCTTGGAAAAGCCGCCATCTATATAGAATGCACTTACCAGTTTAGTCATCGCTCGTCTATACAGGCTTATGACCGTACTGCTTGAAAAGGCCTCATATTCCAACTCGATAGCGCATTGTTCTACGTTATTCTTTGATAGTGGCTTTATGGGTTCATCTACGTCTTTTAACGACGCTAAATTCTCATTAAGAGCATTTTTTAGGAGAGATAAGTAACTTTCTCTGCTTGCTACTGTCAGTCCATttacctataatattaaatatgaatttaaaaataaataataaaacctttaatTATCCCAATTTACACAAATGGTACAtcctaattaataattatgataagTAAACTGCTTTAATatggtaagttttatattCAATGTAATTCtagacaaatattttaaaattattatctaaaaaagTTTTAGCTTAGAATTGCAAATCGATAGTATTACAGAGTAGCCCTGCTGTACATAGTAACTCAATTCcaagtgttatttatttatgaataactTACTTTTGTGCTTGTACTATCAGCGGCTTTGCATTTTGAGTATTTAGCAGATTCAGAATCATTTGACTTTTTGTCCTTTTCGATAGACTTCTTTCTTTGAGCAAACTCGTGCATAATAAGGGAACGTGTCTCTTCGGCAACTTGACGTCTACTGCTTTCACCGTCGGAGTCATCACCACCATCACCGTAATATGATTCTATTTCCCTATATTAACCAGTTTGTGGTATAAGTGAAttgttttgatgaattttgaTTAGTTGGGAACAACGGCtcttttttattctaattctACGAGAcacttttattgtattatctttCTTGTGTGTTCTCTTTAGGACCCTAGAGAGAACAGACAGTCTTGGGACATactaattattgatatatttaataccaCTAGATAATTACGCTTTAATTGCGTACCAAAgccaataattataattccgTCGAAAATGGATGGAACGCCAAGTAAGTAGCCACCAAGAGACGAAGCTTaagattaaatacattataaaagcgatgtaatatttaattttacatttaaataacgcTTCGAATGCTTTAAAGCGATGTAATTTCGGGTTTAAAAAGTAGTACGTTTGTTTTGGGTACCATAAACCCCATTTATTGTAACACATCTTTCATTATCAACATAATAATCACCTCTTCTGTCCGTCTCTCCCCTGTCCATAGAGGTCGGATGAGTCATCGTGAGAGACAAAGCCCGCACGATGCAGCGTGGCGCTCATGGCTCTTCGCATGTGTTGTTCGAGGGCACGTCGTACGGCGCGTGCGTCCGTGCAAGCGTCGCATCGCGTACCGCACCGAGGTGGTTCTTCGCCGAAATAATCCGCGAATGTTTTGTGGCGGCatctatttgtatatatatttagcgTAATATAATAGCACTAAATTGAGAAGtctaaacttattattttatttttgctctcaAACTGACACacaaatatgttaaaaataggGCAATTagatacttatgaaaatatgttatagaatgtgtgaaaatgacatgagaATTGAATATGGCGCATATCCAGGTCCATGCAAGTCATGAGGAGACGTATTGAAGAAGTCGCAAGGGTTCGCCAAGAATTCGCTtatatacaatgtaaatacatacataattatgtaggaaaaaagtaaataattatgattatgatAACACTATTCTGAACGCGATATCACGAAGAAAGTTAAGTACAAAGTAAcaatcagtttaaaaaaacctttaataaattttagaaaCTATTTTACTAAGATTAGTTTTTCTTAGCACCAAAGTATTTTGAAACAAACACCAAAAAGTGACTCACCCAACATCTTCGCAGTATTTGACCATGATCTCGAAACTCTTATACGCATTTTTACATCGTTGTTTTTGTTCAGGAGTCTTTGAGCGCGCGATGTCAGATTTGAGCAAAAAATCGACGGCATTGCGTTCACTTCGGCAGTAGTAGATCCGACAAAACGCCGGTTTGCCGTCTCTGCCAGCCCTTCCTGACTCCTATAATGTAATGATTGACACTAAATTTAAAACGATTTCATAAGgtcacaaataaaaaaaaataataaaaaagtgaaCACTTTTGATTATGATGAATGTTGGAACATATAAAAgaagatattttaaacatattcttGAAGAATCTCAATCAAAGAAAAACTCACAAACAATGTTTACATTAGATCACTTAATGatgcaataatttttattgcataaatatttattgcaacaaaattattatatttttaataatcacgTAGCCATAACCTACTTGATAATAGGCTGCAACATTTTGTGGTAGACCCCAATGAACCACAGCGCGTACTGATGCCTTGTCAACACCCATACCAAATGAAACAGTTGCACATACACAAGGAAATTCACCATTGAACCATTGTTCTTGCACTGACACCCTTTCAGAACCCTTTAAACCTGCAAAATTATACAgatttaatactattttatgtaattctaatattttaaagctgAAGTGTACATATTTGTTTGGCTCATGGGCTAATCTCAGGAACCAGTGGATAGAttcgtataaaaaaattgttttatggtCCAGTTATTGAGGAAGACCCATTTGCTGTGTTTGGATTAAGGCGGGTCACATCACAGGTTAGAGCTATCAGAAGTTTGCcaatgataaagttttttcaattctttttaacataaaaagttaataagttatattttttatacaataatttgcTATCCAG encodes the following:
- the LOC125052783 gene encoding ATP-dependent helicase SGS1-like codes for the protein MDNVTEKLLQCFGHKKFKSELQERAVRAIARGVHDVYVSMPTGSGKSLCFQLPAMLQDNKVAIVFSPLLALIKDQIDHLTRLKIQAESINSKMTSKDRERVLNDLQSMKPNTRFLYITPEQAATVTFKALLEHLVKYKKVSYIIVDEAHCVSEWGHDFRPDYLKLGYLREKFKSIPWVALTATASTEVTKDILENLKLLHPVAQFKTPSFRRNLFYDVVYQNCIEDEVGDLAEFLKKCLKDDDNVKARDKNSVIVYCRTREQTEDIARMLCNKGVKSLAYHGGLKGSERVSVQEQWFNGEFPCVCATVSFGMGVDKASVRAVVHWGLPQNVAAYYQESGRAGRDGKPAFCRIYYCRSERNAVDFLLKSDIARSKTPEQKQRCKNAYKSFEIMVKYCEDVGCRHKTFADYFGEEPPRCGTRCDACTDARAVRRALEQHMRRAMSATLHRAGFVSHDDSSDLYGQGRDGQKREIESYYGDGGDDSDGESSRRQVAEETRSLIMHEFAQRKKSIEKDKKSNDSESAKYSKCKAADSTSTKVNGLTVASRESYLSLLKNALNENLASLKDVDEPIKPLSKNNVEQCAIELEYEAFSSSTVISLYRRAMTKLIASVKASKDSLYSRLKTFEPKKRETLGELVKDFEKNKQGESHKSHGFITASQLEGRIEEKNGARELSKADRETKRKANSFKKDSLTQTKLKSFFTPKTTQESSEISSSASDDEGGLIIDEHSKPDPCESTLKLDEIEDSTDEDDIDKTLKIEEISSNSKNDSNSKTFVINITLQGVPSKRANEEKVEHEQEDTHPVDETIKGSPNKKHGPAKRKIKALFGESSDEGELDSKSHKKLKVSKEMHRDSEQQKDEVKHKDKHKSKHKDVKEKHKDKDKHRDKQKEEKIKLSRQQSASEIEKKNRKHSTRSISSEKELVIDESKNSSQESNQSSHLATKSPEKSKRHHHRKRSETVKKPRNDSVSSVNSEKELVINESKCTEANPNAADETLVLDKEQENQTASSSRQRDDITEVIEEEKNTDHNEETVSNKECSTSGIVTKFDDKSLTEAHKLSVEADKVLKELQQFAELKPEPALPEIKEEKLATSETKSSFEITSNKSKSPQKSSKSQKNIEISIKKPEDRHKSRTNEREKAVTKHHTKRKKEKKTEKVDVAGLVVKLLMPYYKKNKISNRELFKITARHIVHQLLAIQVTEEAAISMLLKKTFSKNITIQTETDLNTKLNLSKEL